In Malus sylvestris chromosome 15, drMalSylv7.2, whole genome shotgun sequence, a single genomic region encodes these proteins:
- the LOC126605406 gene encoding serine/threonine-protein kinase PEPKR2-like, translating to MRKKRKGGEADPYPDPLEDVTSQAEDVTSKSCNSRSSALTSHYSLEDFTRLKKRCKEDDASTEPVVSHTSRLAGIATAPPCGTSSLVAPGRGIKRKIGCIDVATQMGRKNKIEEDYVSGETLGHGKFGSVWLCQSRVSGAEYACKTLKKGEETVHREVEIMQHLSGHPGVVTLQAVYEEFNCFHLVMELCSGGRLIDQMIQEVQYSEQRAANIFKEVMLVIKYCHDMGVVHRDIKPENILLTKAGKIKLADFGLAMRISNGQNLTGLAGSPAYVAPEVLLGKYSEKVDVWSAGVLLHALLVGILPFQGDSLEAVFEAIKNVKLDFHSGIWESISKHARDLIGRMLTRDVSVRITADEVLRHPWILFYTERTLKALPIKSRLKNQAGEPSRQLVIPPRLKACLNQSEDGSLSETSGLLSSSDSCKSEDEDDSGLVDALATAVSHVRISEPKRSRVCGPTGRPIEQQCSSNMKANNLCKAF from the exons atgaggaagaagaggaaaggcGGTGAGGCTGACCCGTACCCAGATCCATTGGAAGATGTGACATCACAGGCGGAAGATGTGACATCGAAGTCATGCAATTCTAGATCATCGGCCCTTACATCGCATTATTCTCTAGAGGATTTTACAAGGTTGAAGAAGCGGTGCAAAGAAGATGATGCAAGCACTGAACCTGTGGTGTCGCATACAAGTAGGCTTGCAGGCATTGCCACTGCTCCGCCATGTGGGACTTCGTCTTTGGTTGCACCTGGAAGAGGtatcaagaggaagatagggtGTATAGATGTTGCTACCCAGATGGGTAGGAAGAATAAGATTGAAGAAGATTATGTTTCAGGTGAAACACTTGGGCATGGAAAGTTTGGGTCGGTTTGGTTGTGTCAGTCCCGGGTTAGTGGTGCAGAGTATGCATGTAAGACTCTGAAGAAAGGGGAGGAGACTGTTCATAGGGAGGTGGAGATAATGCAGCATTTGTCTGGTCATCCTGGGGTTGTGACATTGCAGGCTGTGTATGAGGAGTTCAATTGTTTTCATCTTGTGATGGAGTTGTGCTCTGGAGGGCGCCTAATTGATCAAATGATTCAGGAGGTTCAGTATTCAGAGCAACGGGCTGCTAATATATTCAAGGAAGTAATGCTAGTTATCAAGTACTGTCATGATATGGGGGTAGTGCACAGAGACATAAAGCCAGAGAACATACTTCTCACAAAAGCAGGAAAAATAAAGCTAGCAGATTTTGGGCTGGCTATGAGAATATCAAATG GTCAAAATCTGACTGGTTTGGCTGGCAGTCCAGCTTATGTTGCACCAGAAGTTTTGCTAGGAAAGTATTCTGAGAAGGTGGACGTCTGGAGTGCTGGTGTCCTCCTACATGCACTCTTGGTTGGCATTCTTCCATTTCAAGGAGACTCCTTAGAAGCAGTTTTTGAGGCAATCAAGAACGTGAAACTTGATTTCCATTCAGGGATATGGGAGTCAATTTCGAAACATGCTCGGGATCTTATTGGGAGAATGCTGACAAGGGATGTTTCAGTACGGATAACAGCAGATGAAGTACTAA GGCATCCATGGATATTGTTTTATACTGAGCGAACACTAAAGGCACTACCCATTAAATCAAGATTGAAGAACCAAGCAGGAGAACCTTCTCGCCAGCTTGTCATTCCACCCAGACTCAAGGCATGTCTAAACCAGTCAGAAGATGGCTCTCTCAGTGAAACTTCAGGTCTCCTTTCGTCTTCTGATAGCTGCAAGTCAGAAGATGAGGACGATTCTGGTTTGGTGGACGCACTTGCCACTGCAGTTTCACATGTGAGAATTTCTGAGCCAAAACGGAGCAG